The Amycolatopsis japonica nucleotide sequence GCCAGCGTGCGTTCCAGTACGCGTGGCCGGCTCCGGATGGCGAGTTCGGGCAGCCAGGGGAGCTGGAACAGGAACATGTAGTACGACCGGACGAGCTGGTCGCTGCCGAGCATCGCGCGGAGGAACGCCCCGGGATGGGGGACCGACACGGTGGTCAGAGAGGTGACCAGGTCGGGTCGCCGGGCCGCGGTCGACCAGGCGGCGACGGCACCCCAGTCGTGTCCGACGAGGTGGACCGGCCCGGTGCCGAGGGTGTCGATGAGGGCGACGGTGTCGGCCACCAGACGGCTGGACCGGTAGGCGAAGCGGCCGCGCGGGCGTGCGCGGGGTGAGTAGCCGCGCTGGTCGGGCACGATCGTGCGGTATCCCCGCTGGTGGAGCAGGGCGGCGGTGTCGGCCCAGGAGGCGCCGGTCTGCGGGAAACCGTGCAGCAGGACGACGACGTCGCCGTCGAGCGGTCCGGTGTCCCGGACATCGAAGACGAGTCCGTCGTGGTCGAAGGTGGCGATGCGGCGGGGCGCGGTCATGGGCGGATTTCCCCTTCTTTCGTGGACTGCTCGTATATGTTACCTTGAGTAACAGTGAATCGCGGTAACAGGTAGCCGCGCACTCTGTCGACGTCGTCAGGGAGGTCCGTATGACCAGCACCGATGTGCCACGAACGGCCGGGGCAGGCCGCCACGAGACCGCGCAGCGGCTCCTCGATTCGTCCGCGATGCTGTCCTACGACCCGGCCACCGAGGTGGACTGGGAGACACCGCTGGACAAGGACTTCCACGGTGCCAGCCCGGAGTGGAGCACGCTCTACGGCACGAGCTACTGGGCCGAGATGAGCCCGGAGCAGCAGAAGGAGCTCACGCGCCAGGAAGCTGCTTCCGTGGCGAGCACCGGCATCTGGTTCGAGATGATCCTGCAGCAGATGGTGCTGCGCGACTTCTACGCCAAGGACCCGACCGATCCGGCGTTCCAGTGGGCGCTGACCGAGATCGCCGACGAATGCCGTCACTCGATCATGTTCGCCCGCGGCGCGGCGAAGCTCGGCGCGCCGCCGTATCGCCCACGCAAGCTCGCTGTCGAACTCGGCCGCATCTTCAAGGCGACGGCCAGCGGCGAAGCGGCGTACGCGGCGATCCTCGTCGCCGAGGAGGTCCTCGACGTCATGCAGCGCGATTGGATGCGCGACGAGCGCGTGGTCCCGTTCGTGCGCACCATCAACAACATCCACGTGGTCGAGGAGTCCCGGCACATGAAGTTCGCCAGGGAGGAGACCCGCGAGCAGCTGGAGGGCGCGGGCTTCCTGCGCCGCCGGATCGACGCGCTGGTCATCGCGATCGCTTCGTACTTCATCGTCAGCAGCATGATCAACCGCGACGTGTACAAGCACGCGGGACTCGACACCAAGCGCGCGTTGCGCGAGGCGAAGGCCAACGAGCACCACAAGTCGATGATGCGGTCCAGCTGTGCCGGGCTGATGGAGTTCCTCGGCTCGTGCGGTCTGCTGACCCGCCCAGCGCTGGTGTTCTACAAGCGGGCGAACCTGATCTGACATGGCCTTCGCGATCACCCAGACCTGCTGCAACGACGCCACCTGCGTGTCGGTCTGCCCGGTCAACTGCATCCACCCGACGCCGGACGAGCCCGATTTCGGCACCACCGAGATGCTCTATGTCGATCCGGACACGTGCATCGACTGTGGGGCTTGCGCGGACGCCTGTCCGGTGGACGCCATCTTCCCGGCGGACTTGTTGACCGGACCGCTGCAGGTCTACGCGGGAATCAACGCGGCCTTCTACGCCGACCGCGAGCCCGTCGCCTCGGTGGATCCGGCGCCGAACTTCCACCGGTGGAGCCCGCCGACGTTCGACCGGGCCATCCCGAGCGACTTCGCGCCGCCGGACATCGCCGTCGTCGGCACCGGCCCGGCCGGTATGTACGCGGTGGAGGACCTGCTCCTCCACACGAACGCGCGGGTCACGCTGATCGACCGGCTGCCGGTCGCGGGCGGGCTCGTCCGCTACGGCGTCGCCCCGGACCACCCCGCCACGAAGCGGATCGGCGAGACCTTCTCGCGGCTTCACGAGCATCCGCGGCTGAAGATGCGCCTGGGCACCGAGATCGGCCGCGACGTATCGGTGGACGAGCTGGCCGAACGGCACGACGCCGTCGTCTACGCGGTCGGTGCCTCGTCCGCGCGCCGGCTGGGCCTGGACGGCGAGGATCTGCCCGGCAGTATCGCCGCGACCACCGTCGTCGCCTGGTACAACGGCCATCCGGACGTGCCCGCGAACGCGGTCGACCTGTCCGCGGAGCGTGTCGTGCTGGTCGGCACCGGGAACGTCGCGCTGGACGTGGCCCGGATCCTCACCGCCGACCCCGATGACCTCGCCGGCACGACGATCGCCCCGCACGCACTGGAACGCTTGCGCACCAGCAAAATCCGGGAGGTCGTACTGCTCGCCCGGCGCGGACCGGAGGACGCCGCCTACACGTCACCGGAGCTGCTCGCGCTGGCGGGACGCGCCGGTGTACCGCTCGTCGTCGATGACGCCGACCCGCGCACCACGGCCGCGATCGACGTGGGCACCGGCAAGGCGGCGCTGCTGCGCGACCTCGGCCGGGAGACCGTCGACTGGACCGTTGCGCCGGGTTCGGACGCTCGCCGGATCGTCCTGCGGTTCCACTCCGCGCCCGCCGAGATCGTCGGCGACACCCAGGTGCGCGGCCTGCGCGTCACAGGGCAGGACGGGACGGTGGAGATCGCCGCCGGTCAGGTCGTCCGCGCCGTCGGCTATCGAGGTGTCCCGGTACCCGGGCTTCCGTTCGACGACGACCGCGGCACGATCCCTAACACCGCGGGTCGCGTCGACGGGCGCAGTGGCGCGTATGTGGTCGGTTGGATCAAACGCGGTCCGTCGGGCGGGATCGGCGCGAACCGCACTTGTGCGCGGGAGACCGTGGCGACTCTGCTGGAGGACATCACCTCCGGCGCGCTTCCGGTGCGGGCGCGGCGATCGCCGGTGGCCGCGTTGGCCGCACGGTTCCGCGAACGGTGACCTGACGGTTTCGACGTCCGATGTCGCTGTCGGTTTGATGCGCGGCGGCGATGTCGCGTGACTGGATGGCCGACACGTGTGATCAGGCGGACGACACGCGTGTCCAGGCGGACGGCGAGCGACTACGCGTGTGGCGTCCGTCCAGTCACGCGTGTCGTCCGTCTGAGCACACGCGCCGTCCTCTGTATCTACTGGCCCGAAGTCCGTGAAGGCCTCCTTGAGGGACCCAGAGTCCCTCAAGGAGGCCTTCACGGACTAAGCACACAGGCGCGGCGTGGGCGGAGACGTGACTCGCGTGATCGGGGACGTGACTCGCGTGATTGGAGGCCGCACTCGGTGTTCCGTCTCTGATCACGCGAGTTCCGGCTTCGATCACGCGAGTGCGACACCGACCTGACCGGGTTCGACAAGACGCGCTCGACATCTGGCGGAATCGGCCACATCATGGGCGGATGGATCCACTCGATCTCCGCATCATCGGCGCCCTGCAGGTGGACGGCCGGGCGTCGTGGCGGCGTATCGCCGAAGCGCTCGGCGCCCCCGAACGCACCGTGGCCAGGCGCGGGGTGCGGTTGCTGGAAACCGGGATCGTCACGGTGATGGCGGTGACGCCCTACGGCGTGCCGATGCTGGTTCGCGCCAAATGCGCCGCCGGGCTCGCCAGGACGGCCGCGACCGCGCTGGCCCGCCGCGCCGAGGCGAGCTTCTGCTATCTGCTCACCGGGCAGGCCGAGGTCGCCGCCGAGGTGTGCTGCTCGCGCGAGCGGCTCGCGGCCTACTTGTCGGAGGACATCGCCACGACCCCGGGACTCCACGAGCTCACCGCGGATCCCATCACGAAGTACTACCGCACCGTGCACGAATGGCAGCCGGGGATTCTGACCGCGGCCGAAGTGGCCGAACTCGGCGAACTTCCCCAGCTGACGCCGCAACCCCGGCATCCGGACGGTGACGTCTTCACCCCGGACGAGCGCGCGCTCGTCCGGGCGTTGCGCGAGGACGGCAGACGGACCCACGAGGAGCTCGCCCGGCTGGTCGGGGTGTCGGAGTCGACGGTGCGCCGCCGGGTGGAATCGCTGCGCCGGAGCGGGGAGATGTTCATCCGCGCCGTCGTCGAACCGGCGGTGCTCGGCCTCCCGATCGAGGCCTTGCTGTGGATCCGCAGCCGTCCGTCCGATGTGGACGAACTCGGCCGGGAGCTGCTCGCCTCGCCGTACGTCCGGTACGCCGCGGCGACCATGGGGGAGCACCAGCTGATGGCCGACGTGACGCTGCCCGATTTCGAGACCCTGCACCGGTTCGTCGTCGAATCGGTCTGGGCGCGGCTCGCGGTTTCCGTGCACACCGGGCTGGTGACGAAGGGACTGAAGCGGAGCAGCGTGCTGACACCCGAGCTACGAGTCTGACGCCGGATTCTTGAGCCGGACCGGCAGCGATCGGTGGCCGTTGGAGATGAACGAGTCGAGATGCCGTAAGGCGTCCGGCGGCGCCGCGAGGGTCATGTCCGGGAAACGCTCGAACAGGGCCGGAAGGGCGATCGCCGCCTCCAGCCGGGCCAGCGGCGCGCCGATGCAGAAATGCGCGCCGTACCCGAACGCGATATGCGCTTTGTCCTTCCGCGTGACGTCGAACGCGTCGGCGTCGTGCCCGTGCAGCGCCGGGTCCCGTCCGGCGGCGGCGTAGCCCGCCAGAATCGCGTCGCCCTGCTGGATGACCACATCGGCGACGGCGATGTCCTCGACGGCGTAGCGCAACGGCAGGTTCGCCACGGGAGCCTGCCACCGCAAGGTTTCCTCGATCGCGTCGGTCCAAGAGACCTGCCCCGCGCGCAGCAGTGCGAGCTGATCGGGATGGGTCAACAGCGCCGTAATGGCCTGGTCGAGGAGATTCACGGTGGTTTCGTGACCGGCCGAGATGAACAGGATCAGGGTGTCGATCAGTTCGGTTTCGTCGAGCCGGGCGCCGTCGTCCTGTGCGGCGATGAGCGCGGTGGTGAGATCCTCGCCGGGGTTCTCCCGCTTGGCGGCGACGAGCTCGGTGAAGATCGAATGGATGTCCTGGTACGCGGCCAGCATCGCCTCCTGGCTCGCCGAAGTCCGGAAGAAGACGTCGACCGAGTGCCGCAGTCTGCCGCGGGCCGAGTCCGGTACGCCGAACAGGTGGCAGATCACTTCGATGGGCACCGGATAAGCGAAGTTCTCCCGCAGGTCCACGGGTTCGTCGGCGGGCAGGGCCGCGAGTCCGTCCAGCAGATCGGTGACGATTCGGGTGATCCAGGGCTCCAGCGTGGCGATCCTGCGTGCGGTGAAGGCCTGCGTCACGAGCGAGCGGAGCCGTTTGTGGTCGGCGCCGTAAGCGGTGAACATGTTCCGCACGTTGACCCACACCAGCAACGG carries:
- a CDS encoding alpha/beta fold hydrolase, coding for MTAPRRIATFDHDGLVFDVRDTGPLDGDVVVLLHGFPQTGASWADTAALLHQRGYRTIVPDQRGYSPRARPRGRFAYRSSRLVADTVALIDTLGTGPVHLVGHDWGAVAAWSTAARRPDLVTSLTTVSVPHPGAFLRAMLGSDQLVRSYYMFLFQLPWLPELAIRSRPRVLERTLAGTGMTPAQIDQVRQDIVRGGALTGGLNWYRAMVFNHPAALRARVTVPTTHVWSDGDTALSRRSAELAGQYVDAAYRLEILSGVSHWVPEEAATTLAAIIDRTATDAASRPV
- a CDS encoding AurF N-oxygenase family protein translates to MTSTDVPRTAGAGRHETAQRLLDSSAMLSYDPATEVDWETPLDKDFHGASPEWSTLYGTSYWAEMSPEQQKELTRQEAASVASTGIWFEMILQQMVLRDFYAKDPTDPAFQWALTEIADECRHSIMFARGAAKLGAPPYRPRKLAVELGRIFKATASGEAAYAAILVAEEVLDVMQRDWMRDERVVPFVRTINNIHVVEESRHMKFAREETREQLEGAGFLRRRIDALVIAIASYFIVSSMINRDVYKHAGLDTKRALREAKANEHHKSMMRSSCAGLMEFLGSCGLLTRPALVFYKRANLI
- a CDS encoding FAD-dependent oxidoreductase — protein: MAFAITQTCCNDATCVSVCPVNCIHPTPDEPDFGTTEMLYVDPDTCIDCGACADACPVDAIFPADLLTGPLQVYAGINAAFYADREPVASVDPAPNFHRWSPPTFDRAIPSDFAPPDIAVVGTGPAGMYAVEDLLLHTNARVTLIDRLPVAGGLVRYGVAPDHPATKRIGETFSRLHEHPRLKMRLGTEIGRDVSVDELAERHDAVVYAVGASSARRLGLDGEDLPGSIAATTVVAWYNGHPDVPANAVDLSAERVVLVGTGNVALDVARILTADPDDLAGTTIAPHALERLRTSKIREVVLLARRGPEDAAYTSPELLALAGRAGVPLVVDDADPRTTAAIDVGTGKAALLRDLGRETVDWTVAPGSDARRIVLRFHSAPAEIVGDTQVRGLRVTGQDGTVEIAAGQVVRAVGYRGVPVPGLPFDDDRGTIPNTAGRVDGRSGAYVVGWIKRGPSGGIGANRTCARETVATLLEDITSGALPVRARRSPVAALAARFRER
- a CDS encoding Lrp/AsnC family transcriptional regulator; its protein translation is MDPLDLRIIGALQVDGRASWRRIAEALGAPERTVARRGVRLLETGIVTVMAVTPYGVPMLVRAKCAAGLARTAATALARRAEASFCYLLTGQAEVAAEVCCSRERLAAYLSEDIATTPGLHELTADPITKYYRTVHEWQPGILTAAEVAELGELPQLTPQPRHPDGDVFTPDERALVRALREDGRRTHEELARLVGVSESTVRRRVESLRRSGEMFIRAVVEPAVLGLPIEALLWIRSRPSDVDELGRELLASPYVRYAAATMGEHQLMADVTLPDFETLHRFVVESVWARLAVSVHTGLVTKGLKRSSVLTPELRV
- a CDS encoding cytochrome P450 family protein, whose translation is MTRPLVLDPNGQDIHAENERLREQGPITRVELPGGVVAWSVTGYELLRDLLSDPRVSKDARQHWPALAEVSADWPLLVWVNVRNMFTAYGADHKRLRSLVTQAFTARRIATLEPWITRIVTDLLDGLAALPADEPVDLRENFAYPVPIEVICHLFGVPDSARGRLRHSVDVFFRTSASQEAMLAAYQDIHSIFTELVAAKRENPGEDLTTALIAAQDDGARLDETELIDTLILFISAGHETTVNLLDQAITALLTHPDQLALLRAGQVSWTDAIEETLRWQAPVANLPLRYAVEDIAVADVVIQQGDAILAGYAAAGRDPALHGHDADAFDVTRKDKAHIAFGYGAHFCIGAPLARLEAAIALPALFERFPDMTLAAPPDALRHLDSFISNGHRSLPVRLKNPASDS